One genomic segment of Lampris incognitus isolate fLamInc1 chromosome 2, fLamInc1.hap2, whole genome shotgun sequence includes these proteins:
- the pcbp2 gene encoding poly(rC)-binding protein 2 isoform X1 — protein sequence MDSGVVEGGLNVTLTIRLLMHGKEVGSIIGKKGESVKKMREESGARINISEGNCPERIITLAGPTTAIFKAFSMIIEKLEEDISSSMTNSTATSKPPVTLRIVVPASQCGSLIGKGGCKIKEIRESTGAQVQVAGDMLPNSTERAITIAGTPQSIIECVKQICVVMLESPPKGVTIPYRPKPSGSPVIFAGGQAYAVQGQHAIPQPDVSEGPSLTKLHQLAMQQSPFPIAPSNQGFQAGMDASAQTGSHELTIPNDLIGCIIGRQGAKINEIRQMSGAQIKIANPVEGSTDRQVTITGSAASVSLAEYLINARLSSEATGLAAN from the exons ATGGACTCTGGTGTGGTTGAAGGAGGACTTAATGTCACCTTAACTATTAGATTACTCATGCACGGGAAG GAAGTTGGAAGCATCATTGGCAAG AAAGGAGAGTCTgttaagaaaatgagagaggag AGTGGTGCCCGAATTAACATCTCAGAGGGGAACTGTCCAGAGAGAATTATCACCTTGGCAGGACCCACAACGGCCATCTTTAAAGCCTTCTCCATGATCATTGAGAAGCTAGAGGAG GACATCAGCAGCTCAATGACAAACAGTACGGCCACCAGCAAACCTCCAGTCACTCTGCGCATTGTTGTGCCTGCTAGCCAGTGCGGCTCACTTATCGGCAAAGGTGGCTGCAAGATCAAGGAAATCAGAGAG TCGACAGGAGCTCAGGTACAGGTAGCAGGGGACATGCTGCCCAACTCAACAGAGCGTGCCATCACTATTGCAGGGACCCCACAGTCCATCATCGAGTGTGTCAAACAGATCTGTGTCGTCATGCTCGAG tctcctCCAAAGGGAGTGACCATCCCTTATAGACCCAAACCCTCAGGCTCTCCTGTCATCTTTGCAGGTGGTCAG GCATATGCTGTCCAAGGACAGCACGCCATTCCACAGCCTGATGTAAGTGAAGGTCCCTCT CTCACCAAACTTCACCAGCTGGCCATGCAGCAGAGTCCCTTTCCCATTGCACCTAGCAATCAGGGCTTCCAGG CTGGGATGGATGCTTCTGCACAAACTGGCTCGCATGAGCTGACCATTCCAAATGAT CTGATTGGCTGCATTATTGGCCGTCAGGGCGCGAAGATCAATGAGATTCGTCAGATGTCAGGGGCTCAGATCAAGATTGCCAACCCTGTGGAGGGCTCGACTGACAGACAGGTCACCATCACTGGTTCTGCTGCCAGTGTCAGCCTGGCTGAGTATCTGATCAATGCCCG GCTCTCCTCTGAAGCTACTGGGTTGGCAGCCAACTGA
- the pcbp2 gene encoding poly(rC)-binding protein 2 isoform X2, protein MDSGVVEGGLNVTLTIRLLMHGKEVGSIIGKKGESVKKMREESGARINISEGNCPERIITLAGPTTAIFKAFSMIIEKLEEDISSSMTNSTATSKPPVTLRIVVPASQCGSLIGKGGCKIKEIRESTGAQVQVAGDMLPNSTERAITIAGTPQSIIECVKQICVVMLESPPKGVTIPYRPKPSGSPVIFAGGQAYAVQGQHAIPQPDLTKLHQLAMQQSPFPIAPSNQGFQAGMDASAQTGSHELTIPNDLIGCIIGRQGAKINEIRQMSGAQIKIANPVEGSTDRQVTITGSAASVSLAEYLINARLSSEATGLAAN, encoded by the exons ATGGACTCTGGTGTGGTTGAAGGAGGACTTAATGTCACCTTAACTATTAGATTACTCATGCACGGGAAG GAAGTTGGAAGCATCATTGGCAAG AAAGGAGAGTCTgttaagaaaatgagagaggag AGTGGTGCCCGAATTAACATCTCAGAGGGGAACTGTCCAGAGAGAATTATCACCTTGGCAGGACCCACAACGGCCATCTTTAAAGCCTTCTCCATGATCATTGAGAAGCTAGAGGAG GACATCAGCAGCTCAATGACAAACAGTACGGCCACCAGCAAACCTCCAGTCACTCTGCGCATTGTTGTGCCTGCTAGCCAGTGCGGCTCACTTATCGGCAAAGGTGGCTGCAAGATCAAGGAAATCAGAGAG TCGACAGGAGCTCAGGTACAGGTAGCAGGGGACATGCTGCCCAACTCAACAGAGCGTGCCATCACTATTGCAGGGACCCCACAGTCCATCATCGAGTGTGTCAAACAGATCTGTGTCGTCATGCTCGAG tctcctCCAAAGGGAGTGACCATCCCTTATAGACCCAAACCCTCAGGCTCTCCTGTCATCTTTGCAGGTGGTCAG GCATATGCTGTCCAAGGACAGCACGCCATTCCACAGCCTGAT CTCACCAAACTTCACCAGCTGGCCATGCAGCAGAGTCCCTTTCCCATTGCACCTAGCAATCAGGGCTTCCAGG CTGGGATGGATGCTTCTGCACAAACTGGCTCGCATGAGCTGACCATTCCAAATGAT CTGATTGGCTGCATTATTGGCCGTCAGGGCGCGAAGATCAATGAGATTCGTCAGATGTCAGGGGCTCAGATCAAGATTGCCAACCCTGTGGAGGGCTCGACTGACAGACAGGTCACCATCACTGGTTCTGCTGCCAGTGTCAGCCTGGCTGAGTATCTGATCAATGCCCG GCTCTCCTCTGAAGCTACTGGGTTGGCAGCCAACTGA